One genomic region from Leptolyngbyaceae cyanobacterium JSC-12 encodes:
- a CDS encoding WD40 repeat-containing protein (IMG reference gene:2510096811~PFAM: Protein kinase domain; WD domain, G-beta repeat), whose amino-acid sequence MTCCLNPDCQQPQNPDDAEFCLSCGSKLTPLLRGRYRVTRPLGQGGFGRTYLAVDEDRLSARCVVKQFSPQIKGTKSREKAVKLFQQEAERLNELGEHPQIPTLLAYFEHDQRLYLIQQFIEGQTLLQELAQYGVFGERRIREIMAGVLPVLKFVHDHQVIHRDITPSNIIRRFSDNKLVLIDFGVAKLLSAETSSQPGTKIGTEGYAPMEQLRGGKAYPASDIYSLGATCIYLLTQTKPDDLYDPLEGRWLWRERLMQQGGTISDAIAHILNKMLKDLVSERYQSADAVMRDLRLALSRPIGATSASATAPVRPSLSSPRTGQPVSSPGSTPSTPPSGQPQGSGNSAVPAARSSRPFLSAPKVSNPPSNPPISGSQGRRCLLTLTGHSRWVTAVAISPDGQRVASAGLDDAIKVWNLGTGELLLTLRGHTKPVNCLAISPDCQMLVSGSDDHSLKIWNLATGALLQTLTGHARDVHTVAIHSGGQILASGGEDRTARVWKLATGEPLQVFSNLAGMIRAVAISPDGQMLASGGLDNQIKLWSLKTGSLVRTFARSHYSAVNAIAITPDGNTLISASKDKTIKLWNLDRGEVIRTLTGHTDSVNAIALSSNGKLLVSGSSDTTLKLWNVETGELKGTLADHISSVNAVNISPDGRRVASASSDTTVKIWQIA is encoded by the coding sequence AGCCCCAGAACCCTGATGATGCCGAGTTTTGCCTGAGTTGCGGCTCAAAGCTGACTCCTCTATTGCGAGGACGCTACCGGGTCACTCGTCCTTTAGGACAAGGTGGATTTGGCAGAACCTATCTGGCAGTTGATGAAGATCGGCTATCGGCTCGATGCGTAGTCAAGCAATTTTCTCCGCAGATAAAAGGAACCAAATCCCGCGAGAAAGCCGTTAAACTATTCCAGCAAGAGGCAGAACGACTGAATGAACTGGGTGAACATCCCCAAATCCCAACTCTGCTGGCGTACTTTGAGCACGATCAGCGCCTGTATTTAATTCAGCAGTTCATCGAGGGTCAAACACTTCTGCAAGAATTGGCGCAGTATGGAGTGTTTGGCGAACGACGGATTCGGGAGATTATGGCGGGGGTATTACCTGTTCTCAAGTTTGTGCATGACCATCAAGTGATTCATCGGGATATTACTCCCTCTAACATCATTCGGCGTTTCTCGGATAACAAGTTGGTGTTGATTGATTTTGGTGTTGCGAAACTGCTGTCGGCTGAGACTTCCAGTCAACCAGGCACTAAAATTGGCACGGAGGGGTATGCCCCTATGGAGCAATTGCGAGGTGGGAAGGCATATCCTGCTAGCGATATTTACAGCCTTGGTGCAACCTGCATTTATCTCCTGACCCAAACCAAGCCAGATGATTTATATGACCCCTTGGAAGGGCGGTGGCTCTGGCGGGAGCGCTTGATGCAGCAAGGAGGAACGATTAGTGATGCGATCGCTCACATCTTGAACAAAATGTTGAAAGACCTGGTGAGTGAGCGTTATCAATCGGCGGATGCTGTCATGCGAGATCTACGCCTGGCACTTTCCCGCCCTATAGGGGCAACATCTGCTTCAGCGACTGCACCTGTTAGACCATCCCTGTCATCCCCACGAACAGGTCAACCTGTTTCTTCTCCTGGCTCTACTCCTTCCACCCCGCCGTCAGGACAGCCTCAGGGTTCCGGGAATTCTGCTGTTCCGGCAGCGCGTTCTAGCCGCCCGTTCCTCTCTGCGCCCAAAGTCTCCAATCCACCGTCCAATCCACCAATATCTGGTTCTCAGGGGCGACGCTGCTTGTTAACGTTAACCGGGCATTCTCGCTGGGTGACTGCTGTAGCTATTAGTCCGGATGGGCAGCGGGTTGCCAGTGCTGGCTTGGATGATGCCATTAAGGTGTGGAATCTTGGGACTGGGGAATTGCTGCTGACCTTAAGAGGTCACACGAAGCCTGTGAATTGCCTGGCAATTAGCCCAGATTGTCAAATGTTGGTGAGTGGTAGTGATGATCACAGCCTGAAGATCTGGAATTTGGCAACGGGGGCGTTATTGCAAACCCTGACTGGTCATGCGCGTGATGTGCATACAGTGGCGATCCACTCAGGTGGGCAGATTTTAGCCAGCGGTGGCGAAGATCGGACTGCCAGAGTTTGGAAGTTGGCAACAGGTGAGCCATTACAGGTGTTTTCTAATCTGGCGGGCATGATCCGGGCGGTCGCAATTAGCCCTGATGGGCAGATGCTTGCTAGCGGTGGCTTGGATAACCAGATCAAATTGTGGAGCTTAAAAACTGGCTCGTTAGTTCGCACGTTTGCTAGAAGTCATTACAGTGCGGTGAATGCGATCGCAATTACTCCTGACGGCAATACCTTGATCAGCGCCAGCAAAGACAAAACCATTAAGCTATGGAACCTTGATCGAGGGGAAGTCATTCGTACGTTGACGGGGCATACCGACTCGGTGAATGCGATCGCCCTCAGCAGCAACGGCAAGCTTTTGGTGAGCGGCAGCAGTGACACCACACTCAAGCTCTGGAACGTGGAAACTGGTGAATTGAAAGGGACACTAGCTGACCACATTAGTTCAGTTAATGCTGTCAATATCAGTCCAGATGGGCGACGGGTGGCGAGCGCTAGCTCCGATACCACAGTGAAAATTTGGCAGATTGCCTGA
- a CDS encoding hypothetical protein (IMG reference gene:2510096810): MGSLRVDPIHTAMNAAQYPFGKIHYFFRKADHAQWHRMQSKRHILRSQLGFTDRIPSRPKACQGCVHYHGMAYGYTHESRTTLVCGFHPYGWQISDQCPDWCGAH, from the coding sequence ATGGGTAGTCTAAGAGTAGACCCTATCCACACTGCCATGAACGCCGCCCAATATCCGTTTGGCAAAATTCACTACTTTTTCCGCAAAGCTGACCACGCCCAGTGGCATCGGATGCAGAGTAAACGCCACATTTTGCGATCGCAGCTTGGTTTTACAGATAGAATCCCATCTCGCCCGAAAGCTTGTCAGGGCTGTGTGCACTACCATGGCATGGCCTATGGATATACCCATGAAAGTCGCACAACGCTTGTTTGTGGCTTTCATCCCTATGGTTGGCAAATTAGTGACCAATGTCCTGATTGGTGTGGAGCGCACTGA